The Nicotiana tabacum cultivar K326 chromosome 14, ASM71507v2, whole genome shotgun sequence genome contains a region encoding:
- the LOC107773971 gene encoding uncharacterized protein LOC107773971 isoform X5, with protein MYIAVTESAAKQIRKPKPWKHSEPITRDQLVRLRDEFWDTAPHYGGRKEIWDALRAAAESDINLAQAIVDSAGVIVQAPDLTVCYDERGAKYELPKYVLSEPTNLNRES; from the exons ATGTACATAGCTGTCACTGAGAGTG CAGCTAAGCAGATACGAAAACCAAAGCCTTGGAAGCATTCGGAACCTATTACGAGGGATCAGCTTGTACGGTTGCGTGACGAATTTTGGGACACAGCACCACACTATGGGGGTCGAAAAG AGATCTGGGATGCACTCCGAGCTGCAGCAGAGTCGGATATAAACCTTGCACAAGCAATTGTCGACAGTGCTGGGGTAATTGTTCAAGCCCCCGATTTAACAGTATGCTATGACGAGAGAG GCGCCAAGTACGAGTTGCCCAAATATGTTTTGAGCGAGCCAACTAATTTGAATCGCGAAAGCTGA
- the LOC107773971 gene encoding uncharacterized protein LOC107773971 isoform X3, translated as MYIAVTESEAAKQIRKPKPWKHSEPITRDQLVRLRDEFWDTAPHYGGRKEIWDALRAAAESDINLAQAIVDSAGVIVQAPDLTVCYDERGAKYELPKYVLSEPTNLNRES; from the exons ATGTACATAGCTGTCACTGAGAGTG AAGCAGCTAAGCAGATACGAAAACCAAAGCCTTGGAAGCATTCGGAACCTATTACGAGGGATCAGCTTGTACGGTTGCGTGACGAATTTTGGGACACAGCACCACACTATGGGGGTCGAAAAG AGATCTGGGATGCACTCCGAGCTGCAGCAGAGTCGGATATAAACCTTGCACAAGCAATTGTCGACAGTGCTGGGGTAATTGTTCAAGCCCCCGATTTAACAGTATGCTATGACGAGAGAG GCGCCAAGTACGAGTTGCCCAAATATGTTTTGAGCGAGCCAACTAATTTGAATCGCGAAAGCTGA
- the LOC107773971 gene encoding uncharacterized protein LOC107773971 isoform X4 codes for MGCAGSKESAKQIRKPKPWKHSEPITRDQLVRLRDEFWDTAPHYGGRKEIWDALRAAAESDINLAQAIVDSAGVIVQAPDLTVCYDERGAKYELPKYVLSEPTNLNRES; via the exons ATGGGTTGTGCTGGATCCAAAGAAAGTG CTAAGCAGATACGAAAACCAAAGCCTTGGAAGCATTCGGAACCTATTACGAGGGATCAGCTTGTACGGTTGCGTGACGAATTTTGGGACACAGCACCACACTATGGGGGTCGAAAAG AGATCTGGGATGCACTCCGAGCTGCAGCAGAGTCGGATATAAACCTTGCACAAGCAATTGTCGACAGTGCTGGGGTAATTGTTCAAGCCCCCGATTTAACAGTATGCTATGACGAGAGAG GCGCCAAGTACGAGTTGCCCAAATATGTTTTGAGCGAGCCAACTAATTTGAATCGCGAAAGCTGA
- the LOC107773971 gene encoding uncharacterized protein LOC107773971 isoform X2 — protein MGCAGSKESAAKQIRKPKPWKHSEPITRDQLVRLRDEFWDTAPHYGGRKEIWDALRAAAESDINLAQAIVDSAGVIVQAPDLTVCYDERGAKYELPKYVLSEPTNLNRES, from the exons ATGGGTTGTGCTGGATCCAAAGAAAGTG CAGCTAAGCAGATACGAAAACCAAAGCCTTGGAAGCATTCGGAACCTATTACGAGGGATCAGCTTGTACGGTTGCGTGACGAATTTTGGGACACAGCACCACACTATGGGGGTCGAAAAG AGATCTGGGATGCACTCCGAGCTGCAGCAGAGTCGGATATAAACCTTGCACAAGCAATTGTCGACAGTGCTGGGGTAATTGTTCAAGCCCCCGATTTAACAGTATGCTATGACGAGAGAG GCGCCAAGTACGAGTTGCCCAAATATGTTTTGAGCGAGCCAACTAATTTGAATCGCGAAAGCTGA
- the LOC107773971 gene encoding uncharacterized protein LOC107773971 isoform X1: MGCAGSKESEAAKQIRKPKPWKHSEPITRDQLVRLRDEFWDTAPHYGGRKEIWDALRAAAESDINLAQAIVDSAGVIVQAPDLTVCYDERGAKYELPKYVLSEPTNLNRES, translated from the exons ATGGGTTGTGCTGGATCCAAAGAAAGTG AAGCAGCTAAGCAGATACGAAAACCAAAGCCTTGGAAGCATTCGGAACCTATTACGAGGGATCAGCTTGTACGGTTGCGTGACGAATTTTGGGACACAGCACCACACTATGGGGGTCGAAAAG AGATCTGGGATGCACTCCGAGCTGCAGCAGAGTCGGATATAAACCTTGCACAAGCAATTGTCGACAGTGCTGGGGTAATTGTTCAAGCCCCCGATTTAACAGTATGCTATGACGAGAGAG GCGCCAAGTACGAGTTGCCCAAATATGTTTTGAGCGAGCCAACTAATTTGAATCGCGAAAGCTGA
- the LOC107773075 gene encoding uncharacterized protein LOC107773075 isoform X2: protein MAQHVTSSCSWFIFLSLLAIKLVSFSVVSSLSINGNDYISAVGDPGMRRDGLRVAIEAWNQCNEVGEEVTKMGSPRAADCFDVYKASPQSQGANNCSLCSAIPYMLVHRVTEEENRLGIGKPFLGLEKKAILDIDQYAAQKELYLGSKCEVQDKPKPWQFWMIMLKNGNMDTYAAKCPKNGQKIGPYGPDNRFPCFGKGCMNQPLIFHNYTTLQGFNRTTLKGSFYGTWDLNSRLSKTREENISFYSVKWQKEIGKGSWIFHHVLRTSTKYPWLMLYLRSDATFGFSGGYHYPTRGMSKIIPESPNFKVRFTLNVIRGGGPSSQFYLMDMGSCWKNNGNPCDGNVTSDVTRYNEMILNPETPSWCKPDSPKLCPPYHIFPNGTRIHRNDTTHFPYEAYHMYCAPGNGEHIEQPSVHCDPYSNPQPQEILQILPHPVWGDYGYPTRKGDGWIGDPRTWELDVGRLSHSLYFYQVTGSGREISH, encoded by the exons ATGGCTCAACATGTTACTTCTTCTTGTTCTTggtttatttttctttctcttcttgcAATCAAATTAGTGTCTTTTTCTGTAGTTTCTTCTTTAAGTATTAATGGAAATGACTACATCTCGGCCGTGGGCGATCCAGGGATGAGAAGGGATGGGCTAAGAGTTGCAATAGAAGCATGGAATCAATGCAATGAAGTTGGAGAAGAAGTAACTAAAATGGGCAGTCCAAGAGCTGCTGATTGCTTTGATGTCTATAAAGCTTCTCCTCAATCACAAG GGGCAAATAATTGTTCACTTTGCAGTGCAATACCATACATGTTGGTACATAGAGTGACAGAGGAGGAAAACAGGTTAGGGATAGGAAAACCTTTTCTTGGATTGGAGAAAAAGGCAATTCTTGATATTGACCAATATGCAGCACAAAAAGAACTCTATTTGGGATCAAAATGTGAAGTTCAAGACAAGCCAAAACCATGGCAATTTTGGATGATCATGCTTAAAAATGGAAATATGGATACTTATGCTGCGAAATGTCCGAAAAACGGTCAAAAAATAGGTCCATATGGTCCAGATAACAGATTTCCATGTTTTGGCAAAGGATGTATGAACCAGCCATTGATTTTTCACAATTACACAACATTACAAGGTTTTAATAGGACTACACTTAAGGGAAGTTTTTATGGAACATGGGATTTGAATAGTAGATTGAGTAAAACAAGAGAAGAGAATATTTCTTTCTATTCTGTTAAATGGCAGAAAGAAATAGGAAAAGGAAGTTGGATTTTTCACCATGTGTTGAGGACATCAACTAAGTATCCTTGGCTTATGCTTTACCTAAGATCAGATGCCACATTTGGTTTTTCTGGTGGATACCATTATCCAACTAGGGGCATGTCAAAAATT ATACCAGAATCACCAAATTTTAAGGTGAGATTCACATTGAATGTGATAAGGGGAGGAGGTCCAAGCAGCCAATTTTACTTAATGGACATGGGAAGTTGTTGGAAGAACAATGGAAATCCATGTGATGGCAATGTAACATCCGACGTTACGCGATACAACGAGATGATCCTGAATCCAGAAACACCATCTTGGTGCAAACCAGATAGCCCAAAATTATGTCCACCATATCACATTTTCCCTAATGGAACAAGAATTCATCGAAACGATACGACTCATTTTCCCTATGAGGCTTATCATATGTATTGTGCACCTGGAAATGGAGAACATATTGAACAGCCTAGTGTTCATTGTGATCCTTATAGTAATCCTCAGCCTCAGGAAATTCTGCAGATTTTGCCACATCCTGTTTGGGGAGATTATGGTTATCCTACTAGGAAAGGAGATGGTTGGATTGGAGATCCAAGAACATGGGAACTTGATGTTGGGAGGTTGTCACATTCACTTTATTTTTACCAG gtcacgggttcgggCCGTGAAatcagccactaa
- the LOC107773075 gene encoding uncharacterized protein LOC107773075 isoform X1, whose product MAQHVTSSCSWFIFLSLLAIKLVSFSVVSSLSINGNDYISAVGDPGMRRDGLRVAIEAWNQCNEVGEEVTKMGSPRAADCFDVYKASPQSQGANNCSLCSAIPYMLVHRVTEEENRLGIGKPFLGLEKKAILDIDQYAAQKELYLGSKCEVQDKPKPWQFWMIMLKNGNMDTYAAKCPKNGQKIGPYGPDNRFPCFGKGCMNQPLIFHNYTTLQGFNRTTLKGSFYGTWDLNSRLSKTREENISFYSVKWQKEIGKGSWIFHHVLRTSTKYPWLMLYLRSDATFGFSGGYHYPTRGMSKIIPESPNFKVRFTLNVIRGGGPSSQFYLMDMGSCWKNNGNPCDGNVTSDVTRYNEMILNPETPSWCKPDSPKLCPPYHIFPNGTRIHRNDTTHFPYEAYHMYCAPGNGEHIEQPSVHCDPYSNPQPQEILQILPHPVWGDYGYPTRKGDGWIGDPRTWELDVGRLSHSLYFYQDPGTKPARRKWSSINLGTEIYKEPNQVAEWTVTDFDILVPKKK is encoded by the exons ATGGCTCAACATGTTACTTCTTCTTGTTCTTggtttatttttctttctcttcttgcAATCAAATTAGTGTCTTTTTCTGTAGTTTCTTCTTTAAGTATTAATGGAAATGACTACATCTCGGCCGTGGGCGATCCAGGGATGAGAAGGGATGGGCTAAGAGTTGCAATAGAAGCATGGAATCAATGCAATGAAGTTGGAGAAGAAGTAACTAAAATGGGCAGTCCAAGAGCTGCTGATTGCTTTGATGTCTATAAAGCTTCTCCTCAATCACAAG GGGCAAATAATTGTTCACTTTGCAGTGCAATACCATACATGTTGGTACATAGAGTGACAGAGGAGGAAAACAGGTTAGGGATAGGAAAACCTTTTCTTGGATTGGAGAAAAAGGCAATTCTTGATATTGACCAATATGCAGCACAAAAAGAACTCTATTTGGGATCAAAATGTGAAGTTCAAGACAAGCCAAAACCATGGCAATTTTGGATGATCATGCTTAAAAATGGAAATATGGATACTTATGCTGCGAAATGTCCGAAAAACGGTCAAAAAATAGGTCCATATGGTCCAGATAACAGATTTCCATGTTTTGGCAAAGGATGTATGAACCAGCCATTGATTTTTCACAATTACACAACATTACAAGGTTTTAATAGGACTACACTTAAGGGAAGTTTTTATGGAACATGGGATTTGAATAGTAGATTGAGTAAAACAAGAGAAGAGAATATTTCTTTCTATTCTGTTAAATGGCAGAAAGAAATAGGAAAAGGAAGTTGGATTTTTCACCATGTGTTGAGGACATCAACTAAGTATCCTTGGCTTATGCTTTACCTAAGATCAGATGCCACATTTGGTTTTTCTGGTGGATACCATTATCCAACTAGGGGCATGTCAAAAATT ATACCAGAATCACCAAATTTTAAGGTGAGATTCACATTGAATGTGATAAGGGGAGGAGGTCCAAGCAGCCAATTTTACTTAATGGACATGGGAAGTTGTTGGAAGAACAATGGAAATCCATGTGATGGCAATGTAACATCCGACGTTACGCGATACAACGAGATGATCCTGAATCCAGAAACACCATCTTGGTGCAAACCAGATAGCCCAAAATTATGTCCACCATATCACATTTTCCCTAATGGAACAAGAATTCATCGAAACGATACGACTCATTTTCCCTATGAGGCTTATCATATGTATTGTGCACCTGGAAATGGAGAACATATTGAACAGCCTAGTGTTCATTGTGATCCTTATAGTAATCCTCAGCCTCAGGAAATTCTGCAGATTTTGCCACATCCTGTTTGGGGAGATTATGGTTATCCTACTAGGAAAGGAGATGGTTGGATTGGAGATCCAAGAACATGGGAACTTGATGTTGGGAGGTTGTCACATTCACTTTATTTTTACCAG GATCCAGGAACTAAACCAGCAAGGAGGAAATGGAGTTCAATTAATTTGGGAACAGAAATTTATAAAGAACCAAATCAAGTGGCAGAGTGGACTGTTACTGATTTTGACATTCTTGTACCTAAGAAAAAGTAG
- the LOC107773626 gene encoding heat stress transcription factor A-4c-like, which yields MDEAPCSANALPPFIAKTYEMVDDPSTDPIVSWSSNNKSFIVWNPPDFARELLPRYFKHNNFSSFIRQLNTYGFRKVDPEQWEFANEDFIRGEPHLLKNIHRRKPVHSHSVQNLHSVSSALTESERQGYKEDIEKLKHENESLHLELQGHKQDYQGLEMQMQVFTERVQQVKHRQKNMLSTLAQAINKPGLGLSLMPQLEMNERKRRLPGNNFLYNETGLEDNQASSSPQDSTRESMDATSHLTLNKELLDQLESSLTFWENILHDVDQNGMRRSSSVDLDASISCADSPTISYSQLNVDIGSNISGIDMNSEPNRITVPEVALQEDQVVVIGTATNRPTGVNDVFWEQFLTENPGSTESDVKPEREDFDSQKSESKTVEHGKSWWKMKSVNSLTEQLGHLTPAERT from the exons ATGGATGAAGCTCCTTGTAGTGCCAATGCACTGCCTCCGTTTATTGCAAAGACATACGAAATGGTAGATGATCCCTCCACAGATCCAATAGTCTCCTGGAGTTCGAATAATAAAAGTTTCATTGTTTGGAATCCTCCTGATTTTGCAAGAGAATTGTTGCCTAGATACTTCAAACACAATAACTTTTCCAGCTTTATCCGACAGCTAAACACTTAT GGATTCAGGAAAGTAGATCCTGAACAATGGGAATTTGCGAATGAGGATTTTATTAGAGGTGAGCCACATCTTTTGAAGAATATCCATAGACGGAAACCCGTTCACAGTCATTCTGTACAGAATCTTCATAGCGTTTCATCTGCATTGACTGAATCAGAAAGACAAGGGTATAAGGAAGATATTGAGAAGTTGAAGCATGAAAACGAATCGCTTCATTTAGAATTACAAGGACATAAACAGGATTATCAAGGACTTGAAATGCAAATGCAGGTTTTTACCGAACGTGTCCAACAAGTGAAACACCGACAAAAGAACATGCTATCTACTTTAGCTCAAGCCATAAATAAACCAGGACTGGGTTTGAGTCTCATGCCGCAGCTCGAAATGAATGAAAGAAAGAGACGGTTGCCGGGAAACAACTTTCTTTATAATGAAACTGGCCTTGAAGATAATCAAGCGAGTTCTTCTCCTCAAGATTCGACTAGGGAAAGTATGGATGCGACTTCTCATTTGACTCTCAACAAGGAACTTTTAGATCAGTTGGAATCTTCTTTGACCTTCTGGGAGAATATACTACATGACGTTGATCAAAATGGGATGAGACGGAGCTCTTCAGTGGACTTAGATGCATCTATTAGTTGCGCCGACAGCCCTACTATATCTTATTCACAACTAAATGTCGATATTGGGTCTAACATTTCTGGTATCGACATGAATTCTGAGCCTAACAGAATCACTGTTCCTGAAGTTGCCCTACAAGAAGATCAAGTGGTAGTAATAGGAACTGCTACTAACCGTCCAACAGGAGTAAATGATGTATTCTGGGAACAATTCCTAACCGAGAACCCTGGTTCGACTGAATCTGATGTAAAGCCAGAACGGGAAGATTTTGATAGCcaaaaaagtgaatccaaaacAGTTGAGCACGGGAAATCTTGGTGGAAAATGAAGAGTGTAAATAGCCTTACAGAACAGTTGGGACATCTTACTCCAGCGGAGCGAACGTAA